Part of the Candidatus Palauibacter australiensis genome, GTATTCCTCGAGGGGTGCCATGCGGCCCATGCCGACGTGCAGCACGACGACATCAGGGTCGTCCCGGTGCTCCACGAGCCAGTCGCCGCTCACGAGGATGCCCGGATTCGCCTGCGCGGCGACGGCTTGTACCGAACTCGCCAGCGCTGCCATCCAAATCGTGAGGACCGCCATTCGTTGCATGGGGACTCGTCGCATGGGGATGTCTCCGGAACTCGGCATTGGTTGTCTCTTCCGTCGCATTCGACTCGCTTTCCGCTCAGGGTGAGCATATCTCAGCCGGATGGAGTTTCGAAACCGGGAAGGGAACGAGGAGTACGCGTTCTCCCTCCCGCGCCGCAATCGCGCGCCGGGGACGTGCGCTTTCGTGCGGGCAAGGGATGAGGCGTCGAAGATCGAGCACTGCCTGCGCTCGATCCTCCCCGTGTTCGACGAGATCCACGTCATCGATAACGGCAGCCGGGACGACACGGTCGAGATCGTGCGGCGTGTGCGGGAGTCCGGCGCCGGTGGAAGCAAGGTGAGGGTTCATTCGTATCCTTTCCGGGTGGGGCGATTCGGGCCCGAGCACGACGAGACCCCCGCTGATTCGCTGCACTCGCTCGTCTACTTCACGAACTGGGCGCTGTCGCGCTGCACGCGCCGTTACGCCTGCAAGTGGGACGCGGACATGGTGCTTGCCCGCGAGCAGAGGGACGCTTTCGCCGGCATGCTTTCCCGGCTCGGAAGCGGGTGGCCCGCCGCCTGGTCGCTCGCCGGACAGACGGTCTATCGGACGTCCGATGGGTCGTTCCTGGCCCCGCGAGGCGAGGTGAACCGGGAAGTGCGGATCGCCCCCTGCGGTTACTCCGCCCGGTTCCACAAGCGGGAGCACTGGGAACAATTCATCCGTCCCCGCTGGCTGCGCACGCACCACTTCGCGCCGGTATGCTTCCATGAGTTGAAGTTCCTGGACGAGGAGGAGTTTGATCACTGGTCGACGACGGAGTTCCCCTCGCCCCGCAAGCGACGGGAATGGGCGACGTTCCAGCGGCTGCGCGGCGGGGGAGCCGGCGACGCCGACATGGGCGCCGTTCGTCGCCTGCCGGCGACCTTACTCGATGAGGAGGTCGATGCGGCGGGGCGACGCGAATCGGGCGGGCCGCGGCCGGGCAGAGCCCGGGGTAACCGGCATCCGGCCGACGAGCGTCCGGCGCACCAGCGCGTCCTGTCGCGCTGGATGCCTCGTTTCCTGGGGATCGGCGCCACGCGTGCGGGCACGAGCTGGGTGGCGGCGCACCTCTCCTCGCACCCACAGATCCGAATGGGCCGCAAGGAGATCCACTTCTTTGACCGCAAGCTCGAAGCGCCGGCCCCGAGCGGATCCGCGCGGGATCGAATCGACCGGCTCCGCTACCTCGCCCGCTTCGTCCGCGCCAGGGGAGACGGCCGGAGGGGTGGCCGGAGGGGTGGCCGGATCCGGGGCGAGATCACGCCCGCCTACGCGATTCTCGAGCCGGAGGTCATCCGCCGCGTCGCGGATTGGATGCCCGACGCAAGACTCATCTTCATGATGCGCGACCCGATCGAGCGCGCCTGGTCGCAGGCGCGGAACGGGTTTCCGCGGTGGCGGGACAAGCCGTTGGAGTCCGTGAGCCGCGAGGAACTCATCGCCTACTTTGACAGCGATCCGGTCCGGCGGCGCAGCGATTACGCGACGTGTCTCCGCGCGTGGTTCGGGCACTTTCCGCCCGAGCAGTTCTTCTTCGGTTTCCTGGACGAGATCCGGGAGCGGCCCGCAGATCTGATGCGCGATCTCCTGGGATTCCTCGAGGCGAAGGTCGTGGTGGTGGACGCCGAGTCGTTGAGGAAGCCTGTGAACGCGGCGGCTCCGGTCCCCATGCCGGGCTGGGTGCGCGATCACCTCGAACGGGAGTACGCGTTCGACGCGGACGAAGTCTCGGACCTCATCGGGCGGCAGGTCCCGTGGTCCCGGTGAACCGACCGCCGAGGCTCGACCCGCCCCGGGTC contains:
- a CDS encoding glycosyltransferase, coding for MEFRNREGNEEYAFSLPRRNRAPGTCAFVRARDEASKIEHCLRSILPVFDEIHVIDNGSRDDTVEIVRRVRESGAGGSKVRVHSYPFRVGRFGPEHDETPADSLHSLVYFTNWALSRCTRRYACKWDADMVLAREQRDAFAGMLSRLGSGWPAAWSLAGQTVYRTSDGSFLAPRGEVNREVRIAPCGYSARFHKREHWEQFIRPRWLRTHHFAPVCFHELKFLDEEEFDHWSTTEFPSPRKRREWATFQRLRGGGAGDADMGAVRRLPATLLDEEVDAAGRRESGGPRPGRARGNRHPADERPAHQRVLSRWMPRFLGIGATRAGTSWVAAHLSSHPQIRMGRKEIHFFDRKLEAPAPSGSARDRIDRLRYLARFVRARGDGRRGGRRGGRIRGEITPAYAILEPEVIRRVADWMPDARLIFMMRDPIERAWSQARNGFPRWRDKPLESVSREELIAYFDSDPVRRRSDYATCLRAWFGHFPPEQFFFGFLDEIRERPADLMRDLLGFLEAKVVVVDAESLRKPVNAAAPVPMPGWVRDHLEREYAFDADEVSDLIGRQVPWSR